Below is a window of Lytechinus variegatus isolate NC3 chromosome 4, Lvar_3.0, whole genome shotgun sequence DNA.
AGGGTTCCAACGTCATTATGACGTAGACGATCCTGTTGCCCTTCGCGACGATATTACTGGATGTGGTAGACACGGGAAAGGGACGGGGTTGTATCAAATTGTTCACTTGGTTGAAAGATCAAATGACTATAGCGTTGAATAAGATTATCTTGTGTTATTAtatcattgaaaatatcaaGGTGTTATTTTATCTCATCATTTTATTTAGATATCgagtttttttataataatctaTCATGCAAATAATAAGGAGCTTCACAATAATCAATTTTCTATGAAACACGATTGCAAGACTTTCATCAGACGTTTTAAAATCTCATCGATAATTGCACCGCTTCAGCTCACAAAAAGGgaaaacattttctttcctaGAACTCCATGAACTCTGAGTGCTTTGTTACTTGATGATGTGAGATGGCGTATGTAAATATATTGTTTCCATTTCAAGAAGTTTGGGCCTTTTCAGTTTTAACGAATTTACCTCAACACTAATTTAAGAACATTTTTGGCTTGTCCGTACCCAGGTGCATAAGATCCCATACACCATAAAACGTGAAATATTGGATTCGATCTTGCAATTGCTTGTCGGGCAGCGAGTCTACCACAATGGCCTGTAGATACCGTAATGCAACTATTGATAAAAATGGTAGAATTTACGTTTATCAGACAAAAACTAAATTATGCAtattcctttctctctctctctatctctctctctcccctctcaaGACCGTTGGCGTTGATGAGGCAAGCCTTTTGGAGACCACCGTATCATTCTTCAGATCTTTCTCAAGCTCGACGTCGACAACACCCGACACACATCGCCGTGGAGGGCGCCATACAGGTATGTACTAGGGTACCACCATAGAGATAGATaataattagtatacatctctatcatgtctatgtgTACCACCAAGTGGTAACCACTGATGTCGAAATTTTTGCACACTTGCTCACTGCTTTCTTCAATCGTTGCCTTATCATACTGCCCCCCTCATTTTTTTGGCTGATTTATATTTACTGATAAGTGTGTTACGAGTACTgaattcattcaatttgattggatGATAGTAATGAACTTGTTATAAAATTAGGTATTTGTTGTTATACAAAGTCTTCATGAAACGGGATCCTGATAAGCATTTTTCTATAGAGTGTATTTCGTCttgctatttttatttaaaggtGTTAATTTTGCCTTTCATTCTTCCATGGTATCAACCGGTTTCCAACTTACCGTGATATATAGTCTCAAAGTATTGAATAGAGCCTTCTAGATTCACATTATAATTTCTGTTTGGCGTTAGATATAGATGGGCGTTAATGGGAGATAATTTAGGAGTTTGGATATTGTTATGAATTAGACAAGTTGTACGTACTaatgtaaattttgatgaatattgAAGATAGTTTGACCTGAATCTCCATCCATCTCTCTGGAGGAGATAAAATGTTTGCTCATTATTTATCCCATTTTATGGcaaaattttaatcaacaaagtaGACGGGCCCTTCATCTTCGGCATCGATCGCCATCTCAGTAATGTTAGCACTGGATGCATGTGCGAGCAGTCTCTACTCAAAGTAAACATCTTCTTACAGTAGAGGCATGGTTGAATGTTTGCACAGCCTATTCTCATTCTGTAGTGGTCTTTCAGCATGTCTTGTTTGACAACATGGTTAAGTGGAGTCGTAAGAGACCAGAGTTGATCGATCAACCTTGCCCGCGGGCACCCGGTGACGATGATGGCTCCTAGGACTTAGGCTCCCGATCGTAGGAGAAAGTGGAAAAGCTTTTGTTCAGAGAACGAACCAATATTTATGAACAATATGATAATTGCTGATACTGGCGAATGAGCCGATGCGTTACCCCGAAACCTCAACAAGTTTTTGCTCAAATTCCATACCAATTGATTTATTGCACCCATTAGATTTGCGAGATGTACAGACTCAATTTCCCTTGTCGTAATCTTTCTTTGTCAAAATAGTGCCTCACACTACGTTTCATACCAAAGAAATCCTTCTGATAAGATGGGAAGCATGCACCTTCCCTAATCTGTTTTTGAATGCTGGGGTGGCTTGGCCATGGTTGGggattccttcattgttgtgaATCTTCCTTTACATTGGACTTCGAGAAAGGTAGCTTCCCCTCACAGATACCAGACTAGATGAGTGGAAGGTTGAACGTTGTGTAGGTCGATTCTTGTATGATCCGAAGATAATTGATGATATAATTCTTATCCAACTCTCATCTCTCTTTTGTTTCTTCAGATGTCAGCCACGCCGAGGAAGTGTCGTCACATGAGTCAGATCAAACTCAAGATGTGTCTCCTACCGATGCCATCTTAGCTGGTTTCCAGGACTGCATGGAAGAGACGATCCGATACTTAGTCGATGTTGAGGGTTTCTCTCCCGAAGACGAGGTCGTCGTCGGACTCACCGCCCATCTCTTGCAGATTCGTGCCAAACTGGACATTAATAACGACGCAACGGCATCGACCCCCTGGTCATCTGGACGTTCATCGGACGGACCTACTGAATGTGAAGCGACGACCAGCACACAAACATCACCTCAAGAAACCAATACCCCCTCCCTTGCCCTGTCAACAGAGTCCATCAATCCGCCATCTTTGCCAACTACGAGTAGGACATTACTGGGTGGGTCTGTAACCCGTGGGTTACCCCCTGCTCATTTAATGACACCATTGACTGTCGATACGAATCAGTACTATGCCCTGCCGTCTCCGTTGAACCGTACTGCTTTGGCGTGCGCCATGAAGCCATCGGAACCTCTTTTAACGGTTGCCTCAACCCGACCGACTCACACCGTTCCGGCTCTGACATCCGCGGCTATTTCATCTGTCAGCGGTCATCCGCTAACCGCAACTGCACCTTCAGCGTATTCAAGGCACACCGCGGTAACATCGCAACAGCAACCTCCGGTTCAACCGCCACCACAGTACCAATCAGTTGTGTCAGCCAATGGATGTTTGATCCCTTGCGTTCAGGCGTCCACCTCTAATCAAAGACCGTATGGTTTCAACCTGAACTATGTTGCACCCTATGTAGTAGCATGGGTCAGACCTGTGCAGGAataacagtacatgtacatacattgtCGGAAATGAGTGGGACTGTTCTATCTTGTAAATGTTACCAATTACTTTTAACTCTTGTTATTATTGCACACACATATTCTTTCCAAAATATGTGAATgctttttgaaaatactgaGGTTCATCTTTTCAGACCATTCAATACTATTTGCACCttgaaagttttatttttcagttttgggCCAATTTTCCAATGTTCTATttaaaagtttgttttaaatgttgaattattatGTTGGAGTTTCAGTAATCTTTGGATTAGAATAGTGtgcattttcatgaaaacaatttctttgaacacccccccccctcctttcacGGTGCGTCTTATAGACAAACAGTTATTCGTACTTCCTGgttattatgcaaatgagagaggcATGACGTCacccattcactatttcttgtattttattaaatgaaatatcacgATCTTTCCATCATtatgatgtgaaaaaaaaaatcgtttgaTCCCCTCTGAACCTGTGGAGTTACTGCAAACTTTTGCGATTCATAAAGACACTTTATTGTTGTCAGTCCtgcaaaacttgaaatattcggcatttcaaacagtaaaacacaaaaagaaatagtgagtgagtggcaTCGTCACCTCTCACGTTTTACACTGAacataagcgaaactttaaaatgttatcaGTTCAAAAATCTATATCCGATTCTGTTAAAATTTTTGTCACTTGTAACAGAATGATTGTCTGTAGAGTGATGACAAATGGCGCAATGTCTCTAGATGTATCAGTGCTTCTGAGAGACTGGCACCGATggcataattacaataaaaaatgttcTTATTGGAACTTTATATTTCATCGCCAATTAATATGAGTGCCAGTCACTgtataaatgaacaaatatacCGAAACTATACTACCATTCTCTTCGCATTTCGCTACGATTAAGCACGACTATTGATTTCCTTGTTAAAGtgttgaaatatttttggttGTCTATTGGGCGGTTTGGTTTACACAAACGTGTAATAAATAGTTTTGTCATCAAGTCTTATCAGTGAAATTGATGTCATATACATACACGTGTTGCCTCATACTGGATGATTATTTTtgctggggcccgttgcagaaagagatgcaatcaatcgcaactctaaaaatcatgcgcaacttgtatttcaaccaatcaacagcgcgcatttgggacttgcgattgatttttttacttgcgtttaaacgcaactctttctgcaacgggcccctgtactGTCGTTATCCTGTTAGGTGACAACTATACTGTTTAATTTGAGTGTGTAAGGTCATTGTTGGTGTTTCCTGTTTTCATCAGATAAATACAATAAATTGTgatcaaaatataattatgattttaaaaagaactGATGCGTGTTAAAGTATTCACCATCATAATAATTTACAAATAATTATGAACTAGAGAAATTTAATTGTAATGAGACTTATGAAGCCTCTGAATGCCGAGTTTCACAAACACTCcatgtttttttctgttctcTTCTTTGCAACTGATAACGTATACCTTAATGTATTCAAATTTCCCGTGACTTGAGAGAAAAGACGTAAAAAGAAGGTTGaattgttgaaatttcaaaaaaaaattcccaatacctcccattcctttttttttttttttagattttgctAATTGCAAATCGAAAAGGAATGAAGGACCTGAACATAATGATTTGTAATTGAGTTACGATGTTGTTCATTCgcttttcaattatttgattatctCTTGTTATTTGTCTTTTTGAGATATCATGCAGCATTATCCCCACAACATTCTCCCACCCcatctcccctctctctctctttctctcgctTCTATCTGTCATTCATTCTCCCTATGTCTTTAAATTCTAAACCAAATCTATTGATTTTAGATGACAATACAAATCATTCTGCCTTCGCGGTTGTCATGTAATAAAACATtccatttcatacatgtatattatatgcGTTCGACATGACAATGAATGTATTGGTTGTGGGGTTGTTTTTgtcttgtattattttgtacatgatgaacatgtaaatatgtaaaaggaccttattaaaaaaataattcgcAAACAAATAATCACAATGAGTTGTATGTAGTCATAATTGATTCAGCCGTGGTTTTTTAAAGCTAGGGCTTCATCAAAACCGAATTCTCCCGAATAAACTCGAACCGATTCGAGTGTTCCCGAATCCCTTCCGAATTTTCTCGCATTCGTTGAGAAGGAGAACAGAATAATCTCGAACCCACCCGAACACGTGTATTCGGATGAATTCACAGCTGATTCGGTTCTGGTCTAACCGTAGCTTTATTCGGGAGAGTTCGGTTTTGGTGTCACCCTAGCTTTATTGGGTGACAAGTTGGCGTTTTTATATCAGCAGAGTCACTGAAGGGACGGAGAAGACAAagtatttggaaaaaaaacattgataaacTGCATTTCATTACCATTACCCTATTCATGACGAAGAATGAGCCCAATGTTATGATATTAGTACAAAAGTTGAATTGATGTAAGATATTTCCAAAtgatattaacaaaataattaactaTGACTTATTTGGTTTTGCGGTAGGGGTATACGTAAAGTTGATATTTTATCGTACAGGGGTTAAAATGCTCCCAGAAAcaaggagggagagagagtgagcgagagagagggagagagacagtaTGTTGGAGGAACGTATATCAGGtaatagaataaaaacaaatccaaTCTTCGATTTATCTCGATTTGTCTTGAGATATAGTCAGCAATTTTATATCTATCACACTTTGAGTTTGATTTGTATCTTTTGCAACTCTTAGTAAAATGGGGCCAGTAGTTGTCATTTACGTTCACAAAGTATGAATTTATTATTCGTACCTCcaatatcaacaaaataatatggCGAACGTTCATTTGCTCATGCAACCCCTTTTTATCGAACAAAATCCCTAATTCCTTGAAAACAATCGATTCAGTTAAATTCAAAACAGCTCTTAAAACATAGGCCTACTTATTTAAAGTGTACCTAGCCTCAATGAACTCACCCAcacttctctttctctcctttgtTTTCTCAAGCGCACAAGAgacattattttgttatgtgtaattatgcgctatataaaaactggtcattaatattatttttttattcagtaaCCATGGTAATATTTAAACCTAAATTCAAAAGAGGGACTGCATGTATACGAGTTTTTGTATGAGagcttcttctttccttggttggcaaccagtcaggattgaatatttttgccacagcttttgttcattttcagtagcttatatatttttttccattcctgtttttccttctctctctaattcttttttttttcttcttccttttcttttctgttattttctttgtctttttttcctttttcatattattttttttttcttttctttttttacttttttttcttctgttttctttgcttttctagttatatttcttcttttttctctttttttaaaattctttttcttttctcttttttccttttcatttcttttttgtttcccttccttttttacaaaattaatttatttttcttttgtatgtgtTCTGATTCTTGCAGCACGTTTGATTTTCTTCTGCTACAGTAAGCTGCAACAGAAAAAGCAAAAGTAAACTGGATTTGTGGCCTGATAAAACTCCAGGTTTCGGGAAACCGAAACTAAAGTATAGGATGAAagtgcaaaaaacaaacaaaaacaaaacaaaaacaaaaatttgaaaatagaacTAAACAAATTAACCAACAAATAAACAACGAAAATTCTCTCTTCATCCTTATCTCCTTTCTGTCCCCCTGGCGAATCGCCAAATTAAAGAAACTCGGATAATCAGCCAAGGGTAAGAAAGTAGGATTCGGTAGATGTAGTCTTCGTCAATTGTCTTCGTCAATTGTTCTTCTCTCAGTATATCAAGCGAATACACTTTTTTTGAAGTGCATCGGCAAAGTTGAAACGGGGGCTTTGGGGCCGCAAAGGGCCCGGGGCGCGTTATAGGCACGCTGGGGAGGCGCAAAGGGAAgcaaataagagagagagagatatataaaataaagaaacaaatctTACAATCGCATAATTTTTCACCCCTATCGTAGGTCTGAAACTTTCTTTTTCTATAGACGTCATCGACGTCCAGTGTTTgctgcatttgaaaaaaaatatcactgattaatttgaaagaaataatgtaACATCTGGGAACAGAAATCACAgagaaaaagacaaagaaataaagaaaattaatgaattcGGAAGACGTTGCACCACGAGCCCCAATAAAGAGCAAATGACAAACGGTgacgattttattttttttgtttaccttAAAAATGCGCTACAGATAAAATGAATTGCAGTTCAAGAAGGGTGTTTAGATACACAAGCAAAAAGGGACTGTGGTTTTGAATGGAGCAATCCCTTGTAGAGCTACGTTGATCTGGCGATGCACAGCAACTGCCGGTTTCACTATTTGGACAGAACAAATTTTCGGAGGATTTCTGTTTCTGGTTTCCAGGGTTTCGAacaataaatatgaattttgtttttaaggGCCTGTAATATGtaagttttattcttatttttcatttcatttattcatttcaacattCATTTGAACAGGGCAATTTATATTCAGCAAGAGCTGTCATATCTAGTCAGGTATCTATCAAATCTATATAAAACGCCGATatcatgagaaaaaaatcatgaaacacCGTCATCAATGACTCGTGTGCTGAATTTAGAATAGCGCCATCTCCCGTTCTTGATCTTGTAAGCATAAAGATCATGTCCACATCACAGAAATACAATACTAGTTAACAATTCGTTGGTCCACATATAGACGAAATCACACAAGCTGTCTTTTATGAAAAACATAActgtaaaataatttgagttgtaaatttcaaattacgGTGTGTTCACAAGACCATGATACGCACGTTTCGAGTGGTATGAACAATTTATGAACGGCTACCTAAATCCTAATGATATAATTTCTCTATTCCTTGTTGCAACATTTTAACTGTTCTACTTTGATCCATATATATCTGTAATATTGATACTATTAGCATGATTGCCAAATGAGACGAATCTACTAATCATCTATGTGTCTGGATTTCATAATGAGTATTAATATTGTTACGACTCTTTAAATTGAGACCCATTCCTGTCTTGATATTGACGTATAAAACCTCGTTCTTTTTTCCTTCGCTTCTTTATCTTACTATGAGATAAATCTTCCTACActcaaaaaaatgaagtgctaattcagctcttaaagagcgtttatagtgactgcacttcggagtgctgatttttctcgttcaaatctgaactagacaaatcagcactccgaagtgcagtcactatacatgtTCTTTAAGAgatgaattagcacttcattttttagagtgtaattgttccttttttctgatttttcattcttagcattattaggtggtctgtctatgacagatcacctattgttttcgtcagaattttctttctttattaggtggtctgtctatgacagatcacctattgatttcgtcagaattttctttatttctttcttcctatctttattcattgtacctattttttgtcgccaacttttctcgaaattggctgaatcaattttgctgatttttttgtcatatatagaatctatcatagagacggcaaaataagcttttcaaggtcatatggtcatgatgacgtcatctacgcgccattttgtaaaattcttcatttgatcatatcttcattatcaattatcaaaaattaacaatatttacatgacattaacttcatgtcaggGGTCAAAtgccaatgtcatcaaaggtcatgtagaggtcatgacgcgcgcgtacgcgcgcgtcaaaggtaaaaaaatcgtccaaatgacctataaaattttttgggtacgtttcaggtcattttaagcatttcaaaaatttgcgcgcgcgcacatatgcgcgcgcgtttccgcgcgttacaccttaacgcaacgcagaaaaaccgtttcttttaatatcattgcattgctaataaaattctgagcaatttgataccttgatcaaccttctacaaccattaataacgaaattaacacccgttaaactttgcagcacgtgtgcgcgcgagctctcactataggccatatatgggcaaaaacatgcctattgcaaattcactgtagctctttaaatagtccgttgacccccaatttttttttcatatatcgatagattatgagttgtaaatttgatttcatgtcaccattgtccctaaattatctcgtgacgtcatcaaataggcgcccaaactaaaaatttcatttattcaaaaatgacgtcatcaaatttatgcaaatttggctgtaacttctcgaatataaatcatttttcgcccagatttcgatatgttgtagtttagaaggtactctttctcctcagttacatgaatattcgttttgaggaACGCATCATtacgtaaaacagcgatgaaaagaagcatgtcatttttcctcattttgcgtgtaatctctatgggacatgactttttcccaaaactagattcgacatttctctatttcgtgagccatatctccattttttcgtgtcagctttccttgagcttttaacatgttgtagctgagattctgggctatcggaagtgtgcccttcatttttggatcagatgccgggatcatgcccgtatttcacttgcaaaattggaattgtaattttcaaaattgcttacgtgtaatctctatggggaatatcgtggctcaatggataacgcatttgacttgctttcccgagggcggaggttcgattcctggggtagaaaagatgattttttttcatttttttttctttttgccacctcttacatgatcctttatgataattaaaaggtatgaaagttaaaatttagcaagataaaacagattataattgtttttttcatatcacatgtattttgtgtgtaatctctatgggacatgactttttctcaaaactagattcgacattcctctatttcgtgagccatatctccatttcttcttgtcagttttgccggagcttttaatatgttatagctgagattctgggctttcggtaatgtgcccttcactttttgatcagatgccgggatcatgcccgtttttcacttgcaatattggaattgtaattctcaaaattgcttacgtgtaaagtctatgggaaacattaataatcacattgagcaatggtcaaaatttattcttaggatgtctagaatcaagattatcaatcatatctaaattattcattttatacactagccgactctgaatgaaaaatcatgacagaccacctaattcgtccgcatgacgaattaaattctagttaggtggtctgtctacgacagatcacctattgatttcgtcagaattttctttattaggtggtctgtctttgacagatcacctattgttttcgtcagaattttctttctttatttctttatttctttctttctttattcttggcacctatgtttgtcgccaacttttctcgaaattggctgaatcaattttgctgattttttcgtcatatatagaatctatcatagagacggcaaactaagcttttcaaggtcatatggtcatgatgacgtcatctacgcgccattttgtaaaattcttcatttgatcatatcttcattatcaattataaaaaattaacaatatttacatgacattaacttcatgtcaagggtcaactgtcaatgtcatcaaaggtcatgtaaaggtcatgacgcgcgcgtacgcgcgcgtcaaaggtaaaaaaatcttccaaatgacctataaatttttttgggtacgtttcaggtcattttaagcatttcaaaaatttgcgcgcgcgcacatatgcgcgcgcgtttccgtgCGTTACATcataacgcaacgcagaaaaaccgtttcttttaatatcattgcattgctaataaaattttgagcaatttgataccttgatcaaccttctacaaccattaatatagaaattaacacccgttaaagtttgcagcacgtgtgcgcgcgagctctcactataggccatatatgggcaaaaacatgcctattgtaaattcactgtagctctttaaaaagtccattgacccccaatttttttttcatatatcgatagagtatgagttgtagatttgatttcatgtcaccatcgtccctaaattatatcgtgacgtcatcaaataggcgcccaaactaaaaatttcatttttttcaaaaatgacgtcattaaatttatgcaaatttggctgtaacttctcgaatatagatcatttttcgcccagatttcaacatgttgtagtttataatgtactctttctcctcagttaacatgaatattcgttttgagaaacgcatcattgcgtaaaacagcgatgaaaagaggcctgtcatttttcctcattttgcgtgtaatctctatgggacatgattttttctcaaaactagattcgacattcctctattttgtgagccatatctccattttttcttgtcagctttccttgagcttttaacatgatgtagctgagattctgggctatcggaagtgtgcccttcattttttgatcagatgctgggatcatgcccgtatttcacttgcaaaattggaattgtaattctcaaaattgcttacgtgtaatctatatggggaatatcgtggctcaatggataacgcatttgacttg
It encodes the following:
- the LOC121413345 gene encoding hairy/enhancer-of-split related with YRPW motif protein 2-like isoform X1 yields the protein MATYERHLSSRRLRNAFSSTSNHGNVTKEIQTKCEPRRTLGRNNRKAKSLRAHHHHQTATPIGADTSQPGKMERIDRSLKELAQLLGLQTVGVDEASLLETTVSFFRSFSSSTSTTPDTHRRGGRHTDVSHAEEVSSHESDQTQDVSPTDAILAGFQDCMEETIRYLVDVEGFSPEDEVVVGLTAHLLQIRAKLDINNDATASTPWSSGRSSDGPTECEATTSTQTSPQETNTPSLALSTESINPPSLPTTSRTLLGGSVTRGLPPAHLMTPLTVDTNQYYALPSPLNRTALACAMKPSEPLLTVASTRPTHTVPALTSAAISSVSGHPLTATAPSAYSRHTAVTSQQQPPVQPPPQYQSVVSANGCLIPCVQASTSNQRPYGFNLNYVAPYVVAWVRPVQE
- the LOC121413345 gene encoding hairy/enhancer-of-split related with YRPW motif protein 2-like isoform X2; its protein translation is MERIDRSLKELAQLLGLQTVGVDEASLLETTVSFFRSFSSSTSTTPDTHRRGGRHTDVSHAEEVSSHESDQTQDVSPTDAILAGFQDCMEETIRYLVDVEGFSPEDEVVVGLTAHLLQIRAKLDINNDATASTPWSSGRSSDGPTECEATTSTQTSPQETNTPSLALSTESINPPSLPTTSRTLLGGSVTRGLPPAHLMTPLTVDTNQYYALPSPLNRTALACAMKPSEPLLTVASTRPTHTVPALTSAAISSVSGHPLTATAPSAYSRHTAVTSQQQPPVQPPPQYQSVVSANGCLIPCVQASTSNQRPYGFNLNYVAPYVVAWVRPVQE